CTTCAGACTTTAAATTCAAGAGCATGTGGCCTTTGAAATAGTACAAAtaagtgggtaaaaaaaaaatccctcacagaattaaattaagataaatatctTGGATAAAAGTGTGTCGGTGTGCAATATACAGGGCTTGCCATATCAGTTGTTAAATgtctgtgacaaaaaaaataaaagaaaaacctgACCAACTGAAACATTTAAAGAGTAAATACAGTTGTGAAAACATATAATGTATCACCTGTTTTTCCATGATTGTTTTTTCAATTACatgttacataattttaaataataaacataatatcttaggtaataataataataatttaatgcgATAAAATAATTTGCAGGCACTGATGCATTGTCATTTACACaactgatataaatatatttaaactgagGCCTATTAAACAgataccttttcttttttttttctttttttacaaaacagCTTATTTAATCTATTCATTATGTGTGGTACAGCATGAGCCAAAATGGGTTTATCATTGTCCTCTTGCACAAAGCCTTCATGCAAAAAACTATTCTCTCTTACGTGAGATGATAACAGTTTGCTGACATGATATCTTATCCTGTTTTAGTTTAGAACACAATGACATTTTCCTGAAATTGATTGGTATCTGTAAAACAGACGTTcttaagaaaacaaaatcatctaTAAAAGGAGCCAACAATATATGAACATGAGAAAACATGGATACATCTGTCAAAAGTCTTCTTAATTTATTAAGCATGAAGTTACAGCTCCATTTTAAGCATTACAGTGCTCCTTCCAAATGGGGTGAATGTGAAGTACAGTGATAAAATGGTGACTAGAATAGAGATAAATGATAAGCTTCGATCCTTGAATCATGCAAGCCAAGATGCTTTTTAGTAGCAGATGTCTTGTtgcataataatgaaatattaattatttattaaccaACAAATGTCTTGTtgcataataatgaaatattaacattttgacATTAACGTCACTGTCTCACTTTTTATGACTTGGTCCATCTCTTTTCTGATTATTTTGGTATTACAATAATTCaattatgttcaataaaaatacatgtcTTGATATTCAAATACGACACTGGGTCTGTGCTTTCACTATACCTCTGACTAAACCAATGAGCTACATTCATTTTCAACTAGTTTTTAAATTATAGCACATCTTGTCCTTTTGGAACCTTAATCATGCAACGTGGAATGAAAGACTGCGATAATCAACTATCTGAAGAGAAGAACTTTGGACAAAGGCTGCCAATTCACCTGTAGTCACATTATGGCTATCAACCTGACTGTGATCCAAGTCATATAAATACCAGCTGCTTCCAAACTCCCGTTACAGAACACATTGGAAAACCTGTCTGGTGTACTGTCCAAAAACAATCATGAAGTTTGTGGCTGTAATCCTTGCTCTTGCTATTATTTCAGGTAAGAGATCAGCAACAATGCAAATCTTCACAAATTCAAAAGAGTTGGCAGGAGAGGCTGAAAGTCTGATACGTATTAGAACTTACTTCAACAGATCGTTTGAAAGGATTATGTGATGGTTTTCATTGTGACCATGACAGTACAGATGATGTGTCTACAACAACACTCTACATTATCAAATATTTGACATGTTAAAGAGTATTTGTGCTCCATTCTGACTTGCAGGCTGCCAGGGGAACTTCCTGTTTCAGGATGAGCCAAAAAGCCGCTGGGAAAAGGCGGTGGATCAGTTCTGGAACCATGTGTCCGAGCTGACCTCAAAGGCTGAGGAGATGAGGGACAACATCAAAGCCACCCAGCTCGGCAGAGAATTAGAGTGAGTAAATGCTATAAAACATTGCAGCAAAGCAAATATTTGAGAAACTGAATCTGTAAAGATGCAGAAAAGGCTAGACTGAGCGGAAATTGAGTTCGAGAGCCAAGAAAGCTGATTTATGATATTGAAATTAATTTCTTTGCAGCACACTGATCAGTGACACCATGATGGAGCTGCAAATGTACAAAGATGACTTGCACACCAAACTGGGCCCTTATGCACAGGAGACAGCCAAGAGATTCAATGAAGATCTGCAGCTGCTTGCCACTAAGCTCCGCACACACATGGAGGATGCTAGGGATCGTGTCAATGAATACACAGAGGAGCTCCGAACCATTGTGGAACAGAACGCTGATGAGGTCAAGAACAGGGTCAACACCTATGCCAAAAAACTAAGGAAACGTTTTAACAAGGACATCCAAGAGATCAACAAGTGAGTGATGGCATTAATCTCAAATACATGACCTCTTGCATATCTTTGCTCCACCTTTATAAAAGgcatactaccgttcaaaagtttggggtaagatttaaaagaaaggggaaataaattacatgcattaaactgatgattaaaagtgacagtaaaggcatttaaaaagttacaaaagatttctatttcaaataaatgctgttctcttgaactttctattcatcaagaatgaaaaaaaagttgtcaacattaataataagaagaactgtttcttgagcagcaaatcagcaaattataaTGAGTTCTTAAGGATCTTGTGAcaaagaaaatatgaataatgattgctgaaaattcagctttgccatcagaggaataaattacattttaaaatgcattaaaatgctaatctataaaaaaaattcaattttgagCAATTTCTTTGTCTCTTCTCTGATCTAAAGGAAAATGACAACATACTTTGAGGAGGTTCACTCTCGTGCTGCTCAGAGTATGGAGGATGTGAAGGATCGTCTCGAGCCTTACTTCACCTCAGTGCATCAGCGTGCTGAAGAAAAGCTGACAACTCTGGCAGATCTGTTAAGAAGCCAGGGTGAAGGAATAAAAGAGAAACTGGAATCACAAATGCAGGACCTCAAAGAAAAAGTTGAGAAGAGCACAGAGAATATGCGTAACACAATTCAGGGAAAGGCAGAGGAGATACAAAATTGGTTTGAGCCCTATGTGTCTCAGGCCCAGAAGCAACTGGAGACAGTCATGGAGGGCTTGTAATATCAGTGTATAAGAATGAGGTCTCATATAAATTAGAGGATGAAATTTTCCACTAAACTTTGCTTACAGAAATAAAGGTATTGGAAatgtaaaagtaataaaatataccattagtactagggtgaattcaggtaaagtgGGCCACTTTTTCTAAAACATGTAATTTAGATacctatatgttttttttctttcccttttttcttttgttaacttTAAGGTCCAGTcataatatttcaatttgaatACAGTTCATATTAAGTGTTATTTGCAAGCTATATACCAATAAACATTTTGAGATCATGCACTCCAGACAAATTTCTTTTCAGGTGAAGTGGGCCATTCcttatttatcaaaaattattctacatcacaattaaaaacacatgacatattaacatatataatcaGACAAACTTATTAAACTAACCAAACATTATATAACCTGtagtttatgagtaaaataaatcatatgtaaatCCTTGTATCAATTCATGTGTGAAATTCCAAACAACTGAAAGAACATGTTGTGTTGAccatatattttatgaaatctgAATATCAGAATATTCAGAAATCAGAATATTGATAAAAATCAACcctacaatatatttaaaaatctgactacactgaaaaaaaatgtttcattcatccaattaaaaaaatgtagggtaatgattcacatttagatttttaacttgagccaatgaaaaataaataacttgctcttggggatttttttttcttttttttttccattggctaaaaaagttaaaaaaaaatatagatgtgaatcattaccctatttttttaattggatgaatgaaacattttatttcctTTCTTCCATCTCTGACTTGAATTTCCTGACTGCAGTCTCATTTCTGTTTTCCAAAATAGTAAATTATACTTGTCAGCTACAAAGTAGTAACCAGTTAATgtcaatttatttaatgaatttgagTATAATTACTGAAGGTTAAAGGTCGGCCCACTTTATCTAACACATTCAGCCAAAGTGGGCctgcaatatttttgtgtataaaactaaaaatatatatatatatatatatatatatatatatatatatatatatatatatatatatatatatatattatttatttatttatttatttatttttttccgttAACTGTAGTAAGAAACAAAGgaactatataataatattgtttcaaGTGAGCAACCTCTTAATTCAGAAACGAaaatcttaaggttttttttttggtttcaccATATAAGGCAGTCCTCCTTTAAGGTGTGGCCACACCCACCAGTATCATATTGCATTAACCAAAACAATTTTATCATTTAGAAAAATAGTGTCCCTTTAATTGAGAACCATTGTTATGCTCTGAAAGTGTAAATCCATTGAGCACAGTACAATCAAACCTAAATGGCCCTCTACCTGAATACACCTTCACCCTGGATGTAactaca
The Cyprinus carpio isolate SPL01 chromosome A19, ASM1834038v1, whole genome shotgun sequence genome window above contains:
- the apoea gene encoding apolipoprotein Ea; protein product: MKFVAVILALAIISGCQGNFLFQDEPKSRWEKAVDQFWNHVSELTSKAEEMRDNIKATQLGRELDTLISDTMMELQMYKDDLHTKLGPYAQETAKRFNEDLQLLATKLRTHMEDARDRVNEYTEELRTIVEQNADEVKNRVNTYAKKLRKRFNKDIQEINKKMTTYFEEVHSRAAQSMEDVKDRLEPYFTSVHQRAEEKLTTLADLLRSQGEGIKEKLESQMQDLKEKVEKSTENMRNTIQGKAEEIQNWFEPYVSQAQKQLETVMEGL